Genomic window (Helianthus annuus cultivar XRQ/B chromosome 3, HanXRQr2.0-SUNRISE, whole genome shotgun sequence):
gactgacgacgtgctgcacctttgcaggtgtgtcaggcttgtcggttgtggaggttacgccacgtcagtccattgcttacgtagctctgacaggtaactgccattggtgccacttgcactgtggtgtcagtcccacttgttgaatgcataggatgcggtgcaagccgcatcgctacgtgcggtaacatctgaagttaccgcgtctcctacttgtgatcaaggaatacgcgagatgcggtgctagccgcatcgtcgtctcgcctgctacttgtgatcaaggaatacgcgagatgcggtgctagccgcatcgtcgtctcgcctgcatcccttgtcgtgacgaaaatgcccatatggtgcggtgtcagccgcaccgttacgttcatcttcttctatgcctaaggtaaggctttcttgtattgatagaagtgttcactggatgcggtgcgatgccgcatcgctgtgaatacttccgttttcatacaccagatgtgatgctatgtcgcatcactctaccgttctcatgttccatgtaagtcctccttcgttactagatagattggattcaacccttgtgccgacgcgttctcgcatgggcacaagtaggttgttagctagtgggggttttgataagggtaatggtcactcgcggtcaatgctgacgcgagatctggtaCCATACCCCTTCAATTCCCTTCTATTTTGCTTAGTTCTATAAATCTCCAGCTCCACGTTGATCATCAATACATTCTGTTGTTAgggaaaaaataataataataataattcaagaGTTTAGACCACCTGTAGtggggttttttggcgtttttttcccaaaaaaaaaaacgcctAACAACGCCCAAGAACCGCCCCCGggggtatttttttttttaaaaaaggtcTGGAGCTTGATTTTTTCAACGCCTTCTTGTTTATCTTTGGCCAATagcattttttatggtttttatttaattctattagATTATAATGCCCCATAAGATTTCAAGCTTCACTACACCACTTTTAACATAACGCCCAATTAATATCTCATTGCTGACTAAACTGCCACATGCCGTAAAACACCCAAAGATAAGAGCATTATTTGGGTCTTCGAGTACACATGGTGTTAAAGGTAAAGGTAGGTTGTGCCGATAATATAAATTAAACACACCAAGCACCGTGTTTACCAAAGCGAGTCTTCCTCCAATATAGATAAGTATTGATGTTTGTGCTCAACATAAAATTTAGAACATAgttttatattaaattaaaaaggAGATAAAGTAGATTCCGTATATCCTGCTAAACCATGTCTACCAAGTGATTCTTGTCGTGCATCAACAATTATTGAATAAATTTTAAGGATTTCTTCGTATAAAATACGAGTCACTGAATAACCAACTGATATATCGTATTAAAACTATAAATTGACATAGTGAGTTAAGTTGCAGATTCACGCTTAATTCAAAACTATAAGTTGGCATAGTATTTCTCATTTAAACACTATTTCCCACCAATTCGAACAATGATGAATTCGATATAAAAATAAACCGGATGCAAAACTTGCCCATTCAAACACCAGTAAATTCTAAAGCAAAAACAAACGTCTGGAGTCTGGACACATGAATTTAAGTAGGGTGTGTCTAAATACACCTTATATTTACTTGTTACACCCCCTCATCTCACAAACTTGAGTGTTGGTGTTAAAATATACAAATCCTCTATACTTTCAATTAAATCTCTTATAATATTTTCCTTTTCTATTTCTCACATCCTTTCCTTTTTTTTTGGCTTGTGTTTTTTGTGAGGTTCATTTGACCGTTACTTTCATTGGGCTGTTTCGTTTGTTGAGCTGCTGCTGCTGGCTTCTAATTGGGCTCGTCCTAGGGTTGCCTCGCCGTTATATTTCGCCCGCTCTCTGCCTTGAGTGATTATCAAAAACACAACCTTTCATCACGTGCTCTCTAGAACACTGTTACAAGCATTGAAGCTTTTTTGTTCGAGTGTCCTTGTGCTGCTGCTGCTGTTATTACTAAACAGAATCATCGGTTGATGTTTCTGTCTTGTTCTTGCTGTTTGTAATCGGTAGTTTTACCAAGATTCTTTTCCTGTTTACATACAACTTGTACCTGTTGATTCAGTTTATAAAAGCGGCGCTATTTttcacatggtatcagagccaatcgGCTCTCTGGTACTCGTTGATTTCCGCTGCTGCTGCCATTGAACGAACAGATTCGTTCGGATCTAGGGTTGTGGTTAAAAGTCTAAGGAACCTTGGTGATTTCTTTTTTTCCGCCGATTCCTGATCATACCGCCTGAAGATACATCTGATTAAAGGCTAAATCCCTAAAAATCTAGGGTTTGGAACAATTGTGGCCGAGGGTTCTCTGGATCGTTGTTTGAGTAGCGCCGGCTGGAAGATTGAATCTCCTTCTAGGGTTCCGGTTCGTGCTTCTGAAAGGGCTCTTGTTGGTCTCTGTTACAGAGCAAACCAACAGAGTTTTGTCACTGGTCCTCTTTGCTTGAAATCAGacttgtaaccctaagtgaaggttacaaGTGTGATTTTTTTTTGGAGTTAACCAAACCCACTGTGAGATTGTTCTATCTCTGCTCTTTTTTTTTTTCCTGCATCACTGAGTCGTGTGTCTAGGCATCCCCTGTTCACCGGACTAGTCGGGCCGGCCTTGATCGAgtcttatttgctatctgttgcATTTTGTTTGTGTTATCAATATGCCTGGTGATGATAACTCTGTTATAACACCTCCTGGTGCTACCTTGGTTAGCAAAATAGACGCTGGTGATCCTCTGTTTCTTCACCCTAGTGATTCTGCCAATTTATCTATAGTCAATGTAAAACTCAAAGGGTCAGAAAACTATAGGATCTGGTCTAATGCCATGTATCTTGCCTTACAAGTAAAAAACAAGATAGGGTTTGTTGATGGTTCTTGCCTTAGGTCTAAAACTGATGAGGTTTTGGGTAGGCAATGGGATAGGTGCAATTCTATTGTGCTTACTTGGATTCTTAACTCCGTATCTGAGGAATGATATCTTGGTCTTGTTTATTCTAAAATTGCTTCAGATGTGTGGAAAGACTTAAAGGATACTTATGATAAGATAGATGGGTCTGTAGTATTTAatttgtatcaaaagattaatTCCTTTAGTCAAAATGGCATGCCTGTTTCTGAGTATTATCATAAGTTGAATTGCATGTGGAAACAATTAGATCAGTTACTTGCTTTGCCTGCCTGTTCATGTGATGCATCAAAACAATTTAACGACTTTAATCATCTTATTAAGCTTATGCAGTTCCTAATGGGTCTTGATAGTTCCTACCAGTCTGTGAGAACAAATTTATTAACTAGAGAAACTCTTCCTTCTGTGAAGGATGCTTTTTCAATCATCTCTAGAGAAGAATCTCACCTTCACTCTAAAAACATCTTTGATAAAACTTTTAATAACCCCGTTGGTTTCTCTGTTAAAACTGGTCAAGTTATTGATTCAAGGAAAAAGAATAATAGAACTCCTAATCCTAATCTCAAATGTTCTCATTGTAATAAGACTGGACACACTATTGAGAAGTGTTTTGAACTTGTTGGGTATCCCTCTTGGATGAAGTCAAAACCTGGTGGGAATAAGGGTAATAGGGTTAGTAATAATGTCACTACTGATACTACTGATTCATCTTCTGTTATGAGTTCATTAACTAATGATCAGGTTGCTCAGTTGCTTAGTCTCTTGAATGATAAATCTAAGGGTGACACTCAGAATAGTAATTTTGCTGGTATGTATGCAAATTCTGTATGTCTAAATAGCTTTATTACATCCAAATCCGCTTGGGAATATAAACCTATCTATTGTTTTTCAAACTTTATAAACAATGGGAAAAAGGTTGGGTGGATAATTGACTCTGGTGCTAATCAGCATATGGTTATGACTGATGATTGCCTTATTAATCAAAAGGATGTCACTGAATTCAATATCAAAGTTAAACACCCTAATGGCACAAGTGCTTTGGTAACTAAAATTGGTGACATAAAATTAAGTGACAAAGTCATTCTCTATGATGTGTTCGTTGTTCCCAATTATTGTGTTAACTTAATCTCTGTTCATAAACTTGCTAGAGATTGTAAGCTTACTGTTTCCTTTGATGAAAATAACTGTTATATTCAGGATTCTCATCTAAAGAAAGTCCTGGTGACTGGTAATCAGTTTGATGGTCTTTACTTCTGTGGTAGTTCTTCTGTTTCGAATAAGGTGTGTAATGCTAATTGTGATGTTAATCTCTGGCATGCTAGGTTAGGACATCCTGCTCAACCAGTTCTGCATGTTTTAAGGgataaattaaatattaaaactaACTCTAAGCTTACACCTTGTGAaacttgtcatagggctaaacAACATAGAGAACCATTTCCCTTAAGTGACCACAAATCAAAATTCTTAGGTGATCTAGTTCATTTAGACGTTTGGGGTCCCTATAGAATTCCAAGTAGGGATGGTTTTAAATACTTCCTTACTATTGTAGATGACTTCACTAGAGCTGTGTGGGTAtatctcatgaaatcaaaggatGAAGTTTTTTACTATATTAAAGGATTTTATAATATGCTAAAAACTCAATTTAGTAAACCTGTTAAAATATTTAGAAGTGACAATGGAACAGAATTCATTAATAAACAAATGAATAATTTCTGCTATGAAAATGGTATTCTACATCAAACTTCATGTGTTTATACCCCACAGCAAAATGGGATCGTTGAAAGAAAACATAGGCATCTATTAAATGTTGCTAGAACTTTACTTTTTCAAGGAGGGTTTCCTCTAAAATTCTGGTCTGAATGTGTTCTAACTGCTGCTTATCTGATTAACAGGACCCCCTCTTCTGTTTTAAATGGGAAGTCTCCATATGATCTAGTGTTTGGTTTTGCCCCTGTTCTAAGTCAACTTAGGGTGGTAGGGTGTCTTTGTTTTAGCACTGTGTTATAACCCTGATAAATTTGACATACATGCTGAAAAATGTGTCTTGATTGGATATTCAAATGAGAAAAAGGGGTATAAACTTTGGAATCTTGATCAAAAATTGATGTTTTATTCTAGGGATGTCAGGTTCTATGAAACCGTTTTTccttttaaagaaaagaaaatgtcTATTGATCTTGATGCTCCTGAGACCAATACTCTAAACTTTTTTGATTTATCTGATTTAAACTACACCCAAAACCCTAATGTTGACCAAACTCCCAATGATGAGAATATTCAAACAAGCACCTCATCAGGACATGGGTCTGAGCAGTCGACTGATTCAAGTGCTACTTTAGGGATGGCTGATAATCAGCAACCCAGTAGTGAAGAATCAGGACAAGACAGGGCTGAGCATGACACTGAATATGAGGACAACAACAATTCTGAGGGAGGAATTCAGGATCAACCAAGCACTACTCTTAGGAGATCTTCTAGAAATATCAAATTTCCCTCTAAACTTGATGATTTTGTGGTAGATGGGAAGGTTAAATATGGCCTAGAAAAGGTCCTTAACTATGCTAAATTATCTCCTGAAGGGAAGTGTTTTGCTACTGTCCTTAACAAAAGCTGTGAACCAAAAAACTATTTTGAAGCTAAAACTGACAGTAACTGGGTTGATGCTATGAACTTAGAGATAGAAGCTTTACATACAAACAACACTTGGGAAATTGTTGACTTACCTCCTAATAGGAAAGCTATTGGATGTAAGTGGGTATATAAAATAAAGTACAAATCTAATGGTGAAATAGAAAGATATAAAGCTAGACTTGTCGCTAAAGGCTTTAGCCAAAAGGAAGGCATTGACTTCTTTGACACCTTCTCACCAGTCGTAAAAATGGTCACTATTAGATGTGTTTTGTCCATAGCGGTCCACTTTGACTGGGAAATATTCCAACTTGATATTAATAATGCTTTTCTTTATGGTGAGCTCAATGAAGAAGTTTATATGTGTTTGCCTGATGGTTATGATCAATCTAATGGGACTAAAGTTTGTAGATTAAAAAAGTCCTTTTATGGCCTAAAACAAGCACCTAGGATGTGGAACGAAAAACTCGTTTCTGTTCTCCGTGATCTAGGTTTTGAACAAAGTAAGTGTGATCATTCCATGTTTACTATGACAAAAGACTCTAGTTTTACTATTCTTCTtgtttatgtagatgatattatTATTACTGGTAGTTGTCCTAAACATGTTAATGAAATAAAATTGTTACTAAAGTCCAAATTTTCTATAAAAGACTTAGGAAACCTACAATATTTTTTGGGTCTTGAAGTTGTTAAAAATACTGCTGGCATTTGCCTAACTCAAAGAAAATATTGCTTGGACTTACTTGCTGAGTTTGGTATGACTGGGTGTAAACCAGTTAGTTATCCCATGGAATCCAATCATGTTTTAAATCATTTGTGTGAAAAAGATAATCAACCCTTAACTAATATAACTGTTTATCAAAAATTGGTTGGAAAATTAATTTACCTTTCTCACACTAGACCAGATATTGCATACCCGGTTCACTTTCTCAGTCAGTTTATGCATTCTCCCACTCAAGCTCATTTTAAAATTGCGATAAGGCTGTTAAGATATCTAAAAAGTGCCCCTGGCAAAggtattttttttgaaaaagggGACTCTTTGGGAATGAAAGCTTTTTCTGACTCAGATTGGGCCAAATGTTTGGGAACACGAAGGTCCATTACTGGGTTTTGTGTCTTTCTAGGAAGTAATCTAGTTTCATGGAAAAGTAAAAAGCAGTCCACCGTTTCTCGATCTTCTGCCGAAGCAGAGTATCGATCGATGTGTGCTGCAACATGTGAAGTTATGTGGATTTCCAACTTATTAAAGGAATTAAAAATTGATGTCAACCTGCCCGTTCAGTTATTTTGTGATAACACGGCCGCTATATCAATAGCAGCTAACCCCGTGTTTCATGAACGCACAAAACATTTCGAAATAGATCTCTACTTTTTAAGAGAAAAGATCTCTAAAGGCATTATTCAAACGGTGGGCATCAAAACAGAGGATCAAGCTGCCGATATTCTCACAAAAGGCCTATCTACAGGTCCGCATGACATGTTTGATTGTTTCAAGTATTgaattgagggggggggggtgttaaaatATACAAATCCTCTATACTTTCAATTCAATCTCTTATAATATTTTCCTTTTCTATTTCTCACatcctttccttttttttttttggcttgtGTTTTTTGTAAGGTTCATTTGACCGTTACTTTCATTGGGCTGTTTCGTTTGTTGGGCTGCTGCTGCTGGCTTCTAATTGGGCTCGTCCTAGGGTTGCCTCGCCGTTATATTTCGCCCGCTCTCTGCCTTGAGTGATTATAAAAAACACAGCCTTTCATCACGTGCTCTCTAGAACACTGTTACAAGCATTGAAGCTTTTTTGTTCGAGTGTCCTTGTGTTGCTGCTGCTGTTATTACTAAACAGAATCATCGGTTGATGTTTCTGTCTTGTTCTTGCTGTTTGTAATCGGTAGTTTTACCGAGATTCTTTTCCTGTTTACATACAACTTGTACCTGTTGATTCAGTTTATAAAAGCGGCGCTATTTTTCACAGTTGGGCCCATCACTTTTCCTCTCACAAGAAAGGGGTATCAGAGCCGGCCCAATGGGCTTCCGACCCTAGGCACAGGCCTAGGGCCACCCAATTTAAAAGGCCTCCAATTTTGTTGTGGGTTTTTCCTATACTAGGCCCATTTTGAGTTTTAATTTTTAAAGCAAACAGCCCAAACATGAAAGCCCGTCCAAACTATCCAAACACAAAAGGCAAGGCCTCACACTGTAAACACACGCGCAGATGATGAATTGAAGAACGGAAAGGTCGCGGGTGCAGAATCCGAACAGGCGCTGATGTCCTGATGAAATTGAAGAACGAAAGGTCGGTAACAGCTCTTTTTGCTTTTTTACATCTATATCTTCTTTAGTTCTTCCATTTTATTACAAATAGTTCTTCGATTTCAAACAAACTGATTACTGATTAAATCATACGTTGTTCGAAAATATATGTTCTTCAGTGAATCAGTTCTTCGATTACGAAAATATATGTTGTTCGATTAAATCATCAGTTCTTCGATAATCGATTCAGTGAATCAGTTCTTCGATAATCGATTCAGTGAATCAGTTCTTCGAAGTTCGATTCAGTTCTTCGATTAAATCAGTTCTTCGATTTGTGGCAGTGGCAGGCGTTGATTAATTTGTGGCAGACGTTGATTGATTCGGGAATTAGGGCTTATTCAGTATGGGTGTGGCACAGGTTAGATATCTGATATCCTCATTCTTCTTTCATAAGTTACTATTTATCTGAATCAAGTTGTTGTATAGGGAAATAGTGCTTATTACTCATCTTGTTATTTAGACACTAGAATTGGTTGTTTGTATATTTAATTTGTTGTTTAGGGTCAATTGAAAGAGATTTTTTAGAAGAACTTGATTACAATTCTTTCATTAAACAATTTGCCTTGGTTAAAGCTAGAAAATTCAATGTTATTTAAACGTATAGTTAATTTATACAAAATATACAACTTTcaacaaacttttttttttaacttcGCCAACTATAAACTTTTTAGTTTATAATTGTCGGTCCCAAACCCGGGTAAAGGAGGAGGGTTTTGTTACTAAATATGTTGAAAGGGtaattttgcaaaaaaaaaaaaaaaggcctCCACTTCGAACGaccctggggggggggggggtgtatgTAATAGCACCCTTTAAGTATTCACATCTGAACAAGTATTCAATATCTAAAACGCACTCGAAGAACTAAGCTACAACCTAATTTACACACACGGATTTATCAAGAACGTGTGATGTCAAGCTAGTAGTTTCATCACGAACAAAGGAAGTAAGGTGGTGGAAATTTTATTTATAAAGACACCtctttttattataaaataacaataataatagtgGTAAAAATAGTAACAATGATAAAAAAAAGTAATGATAAATAATGTAAATAGATATAAAAAAATCACATCACTAAGACCCTGAATAGTGGTGCGTAACGTGATTCTGTCTTTTTCGACACGTGACGTTCACGTCATCAAGGCTTAAAAATTGAGTAAAATGAATAGAGAGCCATATAAAATTAATGGGTTtagaattaaaaataataaaacttttTATTAGTCAAAACAATAACCCAACCAATCATCCTCCATCTTTCATCTCGTGGTCTACACACGAGATCCACAGCCAAAAATTCTATTTCACGCGACATAGGGGCACTGGTAGCCTCGTGGTTGGTTCGTAGTTTGCAAACTACAGATCAACCACACATGGTCTAATATTAAATATTATCTAGTCATTAAATGGTTTACAAATTATGAAACATAGAATCTCTTCTGATATATTCGTCCCTAAATATAATAAACTGGTTGCATTTCACATTAACTAcataaaaaccaaaaaaatcaAAGTTAATAATTCTACATccataaaatgaccaaaaaaagTATAAACAACTATACATGAAAGTGATGGAATACaaccaataaataaataaataaactgaCGAGTAGTCAGTAGCCGTCTATCTTTGTTCATATCCACTGTCATTTTGCAACTTTTTTTCATATATCTTTTCTTCATCCAAACACAAACTgaaacacataataataatatacaTGGGTATGGGTATTCAAGTTCTGTATCTAGCAATCAAAATCCCACAGTACCTAACCATCACCATGATCTCCAACATCGTATCTCACCTCGTATCACTCATGTTCGCCGCCCTCGGACTTTTCAAATCACCACCAGATCCCGACGACATGTCATCCTCCACCGCCAACTACATCCTCATCCTCGACGGCGCCTCCCCCTCTCTCCTCCCTGTCCCCGTCCACGTCATCACCGCCGCCATCAAAAACAAAGTCCCAGTTGTACCGTACGATGATTTTGTCGGCCGCTATGGTGGACCTGATGAACCGGTTTGCACGGTTTGTTTTGAGTGTATCGACGGTTGTGATTTGATCAGGGAGATTGTTAATTGTAAACATGTGTTTCATCGAGAGTGTTTGGATAAGTGGGTCGATGTGGGCCAGGTTAATTGCCCTTTGTGTAGATCTATGCTTCTTCCGCCGAAGAAATTGTTATCCGCTGCCGGTTCCGGTGTACCGGAGACCGCCCTGAGTGATGTTGCTCCGGTGATGTAAATTTGGGGGAATAGTGATGGTagtgaatgtatgtatgtatactaTTTTTTATTGTATGGTTTATGGAATGAGAATTAGGGGTTTGTGTTTATTAGATTAGTGAGTTGGTTATGGACGTTACTGACAATGTTTTAAAATTCGGTTTTTATACGGTATCGGATTGGGTTTAAAACAGTTTAACCAGATGTATTGGAGGGTTTAACTGGTCGGTGTTTGAGAGCGAATGCGGAGTCTAGCTCGTCTTGTTTAATTTAAAAGAGCTCGAGTTCAATTTGGTTTGGTTTCTAAAGCTTAAAGTTAGTTCGGCttggtttatttattaatttgagtaaactgccattttagtctctgtggtttggtcagttttgtcattttagtccaagtcttaaactttttaaatctgggtccctgtggtttgtattttgttaccattttagtccaaatcttaaaaactctcattttttactgtttcaACATCCATCTTTTGTCTTTATCTGCAGGGGTAGTTTTGTCTAGTTAATTTTCATTAAAacaatttctttattaaaaatccCACAAATATAAATACCCCCTATCAGTTCCCAATtacatcatcttcaacctcccaACACAAAACCCATGTGCAAATTTGGCTGCATATTTGACCAAGAACGTTGGCTTGTTCTTGTAGAGTAGGAAACATAAAAatgacagcaagttccaaatcagAATATTCATCGAAGCACAAATCTGCCGGCAACATAAAAACAACAACCACAAATCAAAAATAACCTATCCTACAAATATGTTGCGGGTTCAAGTATCCGGCAGATCTGTTGCGACGTAAACCTTACTGTTGTCGTCGCCGCCGGCGTGGCTCCGACGGCCAGCCGTCAGCCATGTCACCGTCATCTTCCGCCGTCATCTTCATCAGACATTCATCATAAATCAACATCGTCATCTTCACGATATCGTCATCATTCCAACTAGAAAACAAACCTGGAAAGAATGAATGTGCTGAGGGTGTTTATCGGAGACACCCAAACCACCGCCGATAGTTGACCGGTTGGTCCGCCAGCAGTGAAATCGAGAGGGGGAGGGGCTGCAAGGTTGATTTTTGATGAAGATAGGAGGTTAAGGGGGGTGTTTGCAGGTGGGAATTCGTCGAGCACAGAACCACTGTCGTGCGTCAGCAGAGACTCCACAAGTGCAAACCACCATTGTCATTGCTTCGATCTCCtgtgggttagggttttttttttggttgaTCTCTGGTTAGGGTTTCCGATtgggaggttgaagatgatgatgtaatTGGGAACTGATAGGGGTATTTATTTGGTGGGGTATTTTAATAAAGAAATTGttttaatgaaaattaaatgGACAAAACTACCCTTGCAGATAAAGACAAAAAAAGGATGTtgaaacagtaaaaaatgagagtTTTTGAGATTTGGTCTTAAATGGCAACaaaatacaaaccacagggacccagatttaaaaagtttgagatttggactaaaatggcaaaactgccaaaaccacagggaccaaaatggcagtttactctattaatTTATATAcactttttaattatttttataatatctTAGTTTTATACAcacttttaatttatttttataatatctTAGTTATAATTTTATGTATGATGTGATATGTGGTTATTTTTATTATAACTTTTACGTATAAAATTAGTTATtattctcctatatattaaaaacatggttgtaaaagtcccgcctaggctccAAGTACTCGCTagaaggtaggctgccgaggcacgagtactggtctcccaggccaattactccccaTGTAATCCCCGCCTAAGacgagtacttcccgagtactcccgaatccgactagggagcgcctagcgacttttgcaaccatgattaAAAACCCAATGTTTTTAACAGTGCTTTggaatatatatagttttttaataatttttattatcttctttactttttaagttaaATAAGTTTGTGTCAACTGGTATTGGTATCGAAAATTTCAGTACGCTTATCGGTACATATAGGTAAAAACTGACACCAGCCTAGTACAGAAAACATCAAAAGTCGGTatcgaattgattttgaaaatcttttagttcgggaaatttggtactgctacccggtaccatttgctcatccctgatgaTAGGTgtcgtacgaacaacaacggtatcgtgcaactttttttgtttattttcttcaactttaatgatttcttttt
Coding sequences:
- the LOC110930435 gene encoding E3 ubiquitin-protein ligase RHA1B is translated as MGMGIQVLYLAIKIPQYLTITMISNIVSHLVSLMFAALGLFKSPPDPDDMSSSTANYILILDGASPSLLPVPVHVITAAIKNKVPVVPYDDFVGRYGGPDEPVCTVCFECIDGCDLIREIVNCKHVFHRECLDKWVDVGQVNCPLCRSMLLPPKKLLSAAGSGVPETALSDVAPVM